A region of the Methylobacterium nodulans ORS 2060 genome:
CGGCCCATGGCCCGCTTCAATGTGCAAGGAAATGGGCCCACAGCCCATTCAAACCGGCAAATCCGAAGACTTGCTGAGAGCCAAAACTCACGCTAGTTCAAAGCGTTGCAGATTCTTCACAGACGGCGCTTCAGCTTGAGGGCGAGGGCGTCGAGGATCATGAGCCGGCTCCGGGACGGAGGCGGCAAGTTGGGCGGGTAGGCCCAACCACCCGTGAACGCCGGCGCGTTAGGCCCCTATGAAGTGCCAACGCTGATATAATCGAGCCTGGCAGTCGGCAGGGGAGCTCGTGTTCCATGCCTGCACCACGCCTGAGCTGGTTCACCAAACGCGTGCTTCCGGCTGTCATCGGCCTGATCGCGGTTATGATGATCCGCGCACCGCATATTGGCAAGCGGGTGTCCCCTACGGCAGCATTTTACCTGGACCAGCTTCTAGCCGCAGCCGGCAGCGCATATGCCATGACCGACCTGGGCTCTTTCTACGCCCGCGGCCAGGGGGTGACTCAGGACTATGCTGTGGCCAAGAGCTGGTACGAGAAAGCCGCCGCATTAGGCGACGCGCTCGCCATGAACAACCTGGGAGGTATGTACGCCCACGGTCAGGGGGTGCCTCAGGACTATGCTGCGGCCAAGAGCTGGTACGAGAAGGCTGTCGCTTTAGGCAATGAGGCTGCCATGAATAACCTGGGCATTTTGTACGCCTACGGTCGGGGCGTGGCGCAGGATTACGTTGTGGCCAAGAGCTGGTACGAAAAAGCCGCTGCAGCCGGCAGTACAGAGGC
Encoded here:
- a CDS encoding SEL1-like repeat protein, coding for MPAPRLSWFTKRVLPAVIGLIAVMMIRAPHIGKRVSPTAAFYLDQLLAAAGSAYAMTDLGSFYARGQGVTQDYAVAKSWYEKAAALGDALAMNNLGGMYAHGQGVPQDYAAAKSWYEKAVALGNEAAMNNLGILYAYGRGVAQDYVVAKSWYEKAAAAGSTEAMHNLGFIYGHGQGVAQDYAVAKSWYEKAAAAGSAYAMNDLGALYARGKGVAQDYAAAKSWYQKAAALGDALAMNNLGGMYARGQGVAQDYAAAKSWYEKAAAAGNAKAMYNLGFLYEHGQGVAQDYVAAKSWYEKAATLGSDDAQKRLKILRP